The region GTGAAGGCCGTGACCTGCTGATTCAACACAGTGGAGCTGGTGGAGTCCTGCTGGCTAACCTGAAGGCACTCTGATACACTGGAGAGAGCTCCACCCTCAGTGTGCCTGGcttatctgagtgtgtgtgtggggggggggggggctttatcTGATAATATATATCAGCTTTATGTTGTAGACTAGGTGGATATCCTGACTGTTATGACATTCACGTTCTTGTCTTTTCAACAAGTACTTCAGATCCTTCATGAGAGATTTCATGTTTTGATAACTTTCATTTACTCTGGAATGCGTTTGCCCTACACAAATGTTATCGGAATTTTAGTCCTCGTACTTGCTAGAATTATGATGAGACGTATTGTTGTTCTTTTAGTTGACTATGTTTATGGTTTCCATATCCATGTTGCAACAAATTCTTAAGGGTTAGCAGAAAAGATTCCATTTTCCAAACGTAGTCATCTCCATACATCCTTTGATTTCCGCTTCTGTTACGTGGTGTATAAGTGTGTCATGTCAGGCTTTATGTAACGTGCAGAACAGATCCGATCCAGGATGTGTAATAAGCGCAGTTATTAAAACAACAGTTTTAGAGTTTGTGAGTAGCACAAGTTCAGTGAATCCCTCAGTTCCATGACTGTGTCCTTGTTCTATGCATCAGGAGAATCCTAAAACCGCAGGCCCTGTGTCAGCGTGGAGACCCCTTCCGCTCCGGCTGGGCACACGTGGCCCACTCAAGCCGTCTGTCTTTTCCCTGAACCCTGACCGTGCAGAGCTCCAGATCTCTTCCCCAGTGTGAATCAGTAGTGGTCACTGCTTGTTATTCCACAAGATGGATTAATACATGTGTATCTCACGTCCAGATTACTTTCATTCACATTATTTTTGCTACGCCTTAGATTAAGGAGAAttatttcgtgtgtgtgtttcactgtaaTGGTGTCTTGTTTTGTGTATCAGAGTTACACTGCGAGACACGGTGAGATTCTGTAAGACACTGTGagacgtgtctgtgtttgttacaGGTGTTGGTGATCTCCACAAGGCTGCTGAGACCAGCTGATATTCCACACCTACTGTTCGGCACAGGCAGACTTACACCAGACATCGGAGTGTGAGAGGAGAATGCAGaccacacacattcttacactCTCTGAAACAAGCACCATatattcacagacacacacagtttgcGGAAAACAGTAATTGGTCAGCTTCCTTTTTACGAGAGAgcaacacacactcctgatgtTGACACCCAAATGTctccccacaacacacactgaaagccAACTGGACAGGAAGCGGCTGTATGAGTTATGGGTTAGGTAGCTAGAATGGGCAGGGTTCCGGAGGTTTTGGAAGACTGCTGAATTTGGGGACTGTCTGGTGAATGTGGGAACACTTTATAATGAGGACAACAACGACATGTTGGAGGGACGTTTGTGGTCTGCTGTTGAAAATCAGTGCTCAGAGCTCTTTCAACACTCTTGCATATAAATGCACATTTCCTTGTGACCAAAAAACCTAAAAGGATCATCAGAAATGTGTAACCTAATTAgcgtaaataaataaatttacaaGACCCTtatgttgtgtgcatgtttgtgtccaGTACGGTCTGACACAGGTGTCGGGTAAGTGTTCAGGGTTTGACGACTTGGCCTGTTGGCAGCAACACACCCTTTAACACACTGTTACGCAGACGAACACAAAAGTCCCGTTTTGCTCCTGCTCAGTGAAGCGTTAGTTTACAGTGTAAAGTTTGCACTCTTCCCATCTCTCCATACAGGATTCACCCCTTCAAATGTCTCTATACAGCTTtagctttctcctgtttttgGATGTATTTAATATGCATAGTATTAATGGGATGACGTTACTGTGTTTATTCATCAAATTCCACttctgttaaacacacacagagcgctgTATCAAGAATTGCTGTGTCATGTTTACTGGAACACAAGAGTGCAGTAtgagacacacaagcacagttgGATGTGGACGTTTAGTCTTTAACCttttttggacacacacacagccctgtgttTTACTAGGAACagcctgtgtgtggggtggggggggggaatgctCACACACTCGAGCAACCCTTGCCTGGAGTAGAGGCCCTAACAGGCATTGCATCATACGACGTTGCcctgtgtgatgagtgtgtgtgatgacagtgTCCACGGTGACAGCTCCGTTCCCACCTGACCGGCTAACGCCAGAGGTTCTGTGGACTTTGGCTTGTGTCAAAAGAAGCATGAAGTCAGAGATCCACTCAGACAGTTTTATTTGTATCCACAGTATTTTCAActagaaacaataaataagacCAAGCCATGGGGCTTGATTTAAAGTGCATGAAAAACTTTTGTTGTTCAAATTGGCACTGATAGGAATTTgacacagaaactgcacacaGTAACAGTGAGAAGcgcagcgtgcacacacacacttcagcttgTTACTTCAACAATGCTGGCTTTCAGTTTGTCTCTGCTGTGAGAGGTGAAAACCTTGACCCCTAACAGAAAAAGTCTAGCTAGTCTTTGTAAGAGCCACTAAAAATACTCTGATGTGTCCTTCACCAGCTCAGTTGCCATGGGAAAAGTCTGAAAgtccacaggtgtgtgtgtgtgtgtgtgtgtgtgtgtgtgtgtgtgtgtatgtgtacactaAGTTTCAATCAATCCAAGTGTCTTTTGCAGTAGTCCTGTTTAAGATGTTTGGTCTACAGTTCCCAAAGTCCAGTTCCATAAACTCCAAGGCATTATGGCAGCACAGGTGGCTTGTCTGAAGGCCAAAGTTCACAAGTCAGAGGTCGCAAACTCAGCAGCAACCTGTTATTTCGGCAACGGCAACCGCGTGCTCGGAGGTCAGAGGTCGGCGGCCGTCATCCGGATCCCGCCTGCGGATGCGCACCTGAGCTCAGGACCAGGTTGGAACCGTCAGCTCCAGGATCAGCCgggcgggggaggggtgtgCCCCGGTCCTTCCCTGCCTCCTGCCCACCCTCACACAGACGTGACGGTCCGCACCTTGGCTGAGAGCACCTGTTTGAAGCGCCTCTTCAGGTCCTGCATGTTGGGGGACTTGGGTCTGGGGATCAGGGGCGACCTCCTCTTCTCAGGGCCAGCCGCGGGATGCGGAGACAGCACGCAGGATGGCCGGTGCTCGGCCAGCTCCCTGCACAGCCTGTGAAAGGCGCCGTGCACTTGGCTGTCCTCGCTGGCCGACACCTCGTAGAAGGAGCAGCCCAGCGCGGAGGCCAGCAAGGGACCCTGCTGGACATCCACCCTCCTCACGTGCAGCAGGTCTGCCTTATTGGCAAGCAGGATGATTGGCGGCAGGGTGGACCTATCGGCGTGGTTGCAACTGACCAGCTGGTGCAGCTGCCCAATGAGATCAAAGCTACGGTGATCTGTCACCGAGTAGACCATAACCACAGCGTCTGCCCACTGGATCGAACTGGTCACATGGTCAGTATAGCTGAGTCCATTGACATttaactagagagagagagagagagagagagagagagagattattttTGGGACAACAAACTGAACCTCATTACATCTCACACGCTTCTTATAGTTTTCTAAACATGAAAGATAAAGAGTAGACCATGTTTAACACGTTAATTACATTGTTACGCTGCAGTCTGAAATAGATGGAAAACTACACATGAACTGGGTGCACTTTGTTAGACTGGGAACTATCGTGTTCCATGTCTGTAGCGTTTctttggggaggggagtgtgtccCTTGGCTTGGACAACCGTCTTTTGGGAAATTTGGGAAATGCGGCGACTAGACTTACGGTCTCCGTCGCGCGTTTGTGAAGAATAGACAGTCTGCGGTTTGGACCGCCGCCAAAACGAGACAAAAAAACCCCGAATCTCGCATCCCAAACTTTGCTCTCAAACTACAGACAACGTAAAGAGATCCGAAATTGCCCATTAAAGGGTTATAAAATTACCACATTATGGCATGTTTTGGTTCAGTGGCGTGATGCGTGCGCTCCCACGCACCCGCCGGGCACCTTTTAACGCGGGCGAGCTCGACCGCTTCTCCAAACATCCAGCAGCGCGTGCTTTTCATGGTTTTGGGAGGCTTTGAGTCATAAGACCCGCGCGCGCTGCCCCCACGCCGAGAGTGACAGCGGACTGTCCGCCGCTCGATTAGCTTCACGTGACAAAAAGGAGCCCACGGGGACACAAAAGGAGAGCAGAGACAAAAGGCGAAGGCATGCGCTCCCCCAAAAAAGGCAGCTGTCCATAGATCTGTCGCGCGTGGGGAGGACGCGAGCTCTACCGGACCCGTGCCTAATGATTTCTCACGCGCTGCCGTGCTTTGCAAGGGCAGAATAAACAAGAGAATGTGATGCAAACTCACTTCCACTCCAGGCGTGTCCTGAACT is a window of Electrophorus electricus isolate fEleEle1 chromosome 3, fEleEle1.pri, whole genome shotgun sequence DNA encoding:
- the rasl11b gene encoding ras-like protein family member 11B; translation: MRLINNMSTIAEYPSSERRSNRVVKIAVIGGSGVGKTALVVRFLTKRFIGDYERNAGNLYSREVQLDGEQVAIQVQDTPGVELNVNGLSYTDHVTSSIQWADAVVMVYSVTDHRSFDLIGQLHQLVSCNHADRSTLPPIILLANKADLLHVRRVDVQQGPLLASALGCSFYEVSASEDSQVHGAFHRLCRELAEHRPSCVLSPHPAAGPEKRRSPLIPRPKSPNMQDLKRRFKQVLSAKVRTVTSV